The Amblyraja radiata isolate CabotCenter1 chromosome 1, sAmbRad1.1.pri, whole genome shotgun sequence genome contains a region encoding:
- the LOC116972470 gene encoding LOW QUALITY PROTEIN: basic proline-rich protein-like (The sequence of the model RefSeq protein was modified relative to this genomic sequence to represent the inferred CDS: deleted 1 base in 1 codon) — translation PPPPPPPPPPPPTPPPPPPPPPPPPPPPPPTPPPPPPHPTPPPPHPPPPPPPPPPPPPPPPPPHPPPPPPTPPPPPPPPPPPPPPPPPPPPPPPPPPPPPPPPPPHPPPPPPPPPPPPPPPPPTPPPPPPPPPPPPPTPPPPPPPPHPPPPPPPTPPHPPPPPPPPPPPHPPPPPPPTPPPPPPTPHPHPPPPPPPPPPPPPPPPHPPPPPHPPHPPPPPPPPPPPPPPPHPPPTPPPPPPTPPPHPPPPPPPPPPPPPPPPPPPPPPPPPPPTPPPPPPPHPPPPHPPPPPPPPPTPPPHPPPPPPPPPTPPPPPPPPPPPPPPPHPPPPTPPPPPPPTTPPPTPTHPPPPTPPPPPPPPPPPPHPPPPPPPPPTPPPPPTPPHPPHPPPPHPPTPPPPPPPPPPHPPPPPPPPPPPPPPPPPPTPPPPPPPPPPPPPPPPPPPPPHPPPPPTPPPPPPHPPPPPTPPPPPPHHPPPPPPPNPPPPPPPPHPPPPPPPPPPPPPPPPTPPPPTPPPPHPPPPPP, via the exons ccaccccccccacccccacccccaccccccccccccacccccccacccccccccccccccccacccccccccccccccccacccccccccacccccccccccccccccccccaccccacccccccccccccccaccccccccccccaccccccccacccccccccccccccccccccccaccccccccccacccccccccccccccccccacccccccccccccaccccccccccccccccccccaccccccccacccc ccccgccccccccacccccaccccccccccccccccccccacccccaccccccccccacccaccccccccaccccccccccccccacccccccccccaccccccccccccacccccccccccccacccc cccccccccccccccccccacccaccccacccccccccccaccccccccccacccccccccacccccaccccccacccccccccaccccccaccccccccccccccacccccccccccccacccccccccacccccaccccccaccccccccccacccccccccaccccccacccccaccccccccccccccccccaccccccccaccccccccccccccccccccccaccccccaccccccccccaccccccccaccccccccccccccccccaccccccccaccccccccccccccaccccaccccccccccaccccccccccccccccccccaccccccccccccacccccccccccccccccccccaccccccccccccccacccccccca cccccccccccaccccccccacccccccccccccccaccccacccccccccccccccccccaccccccccccccccaccccccccccccccccccccccccacccaccccccccccccaccccccccccccacccccccccccccccaccccccccccccccccacccccccccccccccccacccccacccccccacccccccccccccacccccccccccccacccccccccaccacccccccccccacccccacccacccccccccccccacccccccccccccacccccccccccccccccccccccccacccaccccccccccccccccccccccccacccccccccccccccccacccccccccacccaccccaccccccccccccccacccccccaccccaccccccccacccccccccccccccccccacccccccccccccccacccccccccccccccccccccccaccaccccccccccccaccccccccccccccccaccccccccacccccccccccccccccaccccccccccccccccccccacacccccccccaccccccacccccccccccccccccccccacccccccccaccccccacccccccccccccccccccccaccaccccccccccccacccccccccaaccccccccccccacccccccccccccacccccccccccccccacccccacccccccccccccccccccccccccccaccccccccccccccacccccccccccccccacccccccccccccccaccc